DNA sequence from the Coregonus clupeaformis isolate EN_2021a chromosome 13, ASM2061545v1, whole genome shotgun sequence genome:
GGCACCAAACATGCCAATAAAATATTTACTAAGGGCTTCTCTTTCCATTTAAATACATTGAATATTTATACCTTCTTAGATTCCATATACATTGAGCTACATTCTCTATGTATTTAAACAGGATCAGGTATTCTTTGACTCCTTATCCATGTTCACTTATTTGTTCaaacacaacacattaacagTGAGCTTGGCCCCCGTTTGTCCCAATGCATTGTGTTTTAGAGTCATTGGCCATATAGAAGTCCTCGGTTGCCGTTTACAGCCAGAGTCCCCTTTCTCTGTTCCGGATGATGACGTCACCTCCAACTCTTTCACTCTGGTGTCCTTACTTTCTCCTTCCTGCTCCACTCGCCTCTCACCCTCGCCCCCCTTAGTCTCTGTCTGGGGGGCTTGTGGTGGTGGGATGGAGGTGTCATGTGTGTCTGTTGCCATGGTAAccggtgtctctgtgtgtgcagtGGCCTCTTCCTGTAGCTGGAGGTCCCCTGTCAAATCCATGTCCTGCAGCTCCACATCAAAAGGCCTAGGGACGGAGGTAGCGGGAGGAGAACCACACCCGGTACAAGTCTAAACACAAGCAGAGGGACAAGAGGGGGACAAGAGTTGAATAAACACGTCCTTCACAAGTACATTGTTTTTATAAATCTCCACTGTCATCTATACTGATTCCTGTGAATCTTTCCGGTCTGAGAGAGGCAGGGTGTAGCTACTATCTCCagtatgtgtctgtgtgctgACTTACAGGGGTGTTGATGGCCTGTGGCAGGCGTCCGGTGCCCATCCAGGGCTGGACCTGGATCAGCTCTCTCTTCTGCTCCTCAGTGAAGCACGGCTGCTGTTTCTGCACCGCCCTCAGTATCATACGATCCTCCCTTAGAACAGTCTCCCTGTCCCTTTAAAATCACACAGACCAATACTCTTTCACATGTCCATAGATATGCCATAGTCTGTAAAAGGTGGTATTAGGAGCAGAATGGTGTGCAGGCCTTTATTTTCTTTTTCATAGTCTGTATTAATAAATAATATACTACTTGCATTCCATGCACATCATCAATCATAAATACAATTACAATAAATAGCTATAGCATTTAACTTTAATCATGACTGGTAAATGTAACTATGACTACAATTGCCATGACAACAGTGTAGTGCAGTGACCATGGCGATTTCTTACCTGGTGGGCATTTGGTACGTCATCATAACCTTGTCATCTGTGTTCGCCATAAGGAGCCAGATAGGGTCCTGAAGGACATATTTCATGAGCTGGGCCTCTTTGGCCCCCCCTGGTGCCTGCTTATGGGAATGGTCGTTCTCTGACGAGTCAATGCTGCCAAAGTATTTGCTAGTGTTGCTGCTTCCTGTGGTTGAAAAAGGAACATGTTCAGTTAGTATCATAACATATCAGTCACTATATACAAACATCCTTTACCATCACAGCGCTAAGAAGAAGAATCTGGGCGGTGTTAAACTCACTTGTGCCACTCCCTGAGGTGCTGCATCCATTAGAGCCAGAGCCTGAGGACCCGGAGCCAGAGCCTGAGGACCCGGAGCCAGAGGCGGCCGAGCCGTTGCCTGAGCAGGCGTCCTCCTGCAGCAGCAGGTCCAGCAGGTCACTGGAGGTGGACATTGCATCCTGGTCATCAGCATCAGCCTGAAGGAAGGGAACAACACAGGAGAGACAGAGGTTAATGACAAGAACTCCATAGACTCAAATGAACATTTTCGTAATTATATTTTCTAAATGGATTGCAGTTTAAAACTCACGTTATCGTCCTCTTTGGCGTCACCCTTCATGCTGCTGCGGTTAACAGAGCCTTGACCTCCGACCTGAGACACCGAGCCAGGTGGGGGCAGGGTCTGCTGCGCCCCTGTCGACATGCCCTCCTGACGGTTGCCTGGCAACTCCTCCAGTTGCAGTAGGTTGAGGGGGGAGGAGCATCGGGACTGGAAGAGGGGCGAGTCAGTCCCCTCCAGGGGCACTTGGCACGTGGACTGAGGGGTGCAGGAGCGGGAGTTGCCGCGATGGACGAAGGTGGGATCCATCTCGGGTAAGGCAAAGCCAGGAAGGCCGGAAATCGGAATGGGATTTGGGAAAGGTAATGTTGGGTTGGGATTGTAAAAGTGTTGGGGGatcatcgacaaaggattgacCTGTGACAGGTTGAGTTGAGCTAGGGTGGGACTCACATGAGGCATGCCATTCATCTGCGTCATAGCGGGGTTGAACTGAGCCAATCCAGGATTGAGTTGTGGTAGTGGGATAGCCTGGTTGAACTGCGGTAGTGCCTGGTTAAGTTGTGCCATACCATGGATACCGGGGTTAAGGTGCGGTATGGCTGTATTGAGCTGTGTTACACCTCCGTTGAGGTGAGGGATTATGTAGTTGGGCAGAACAACCATCATTGGGGGAGGCATCGTCATGGGCATCTGGTTGGCATGCAGGGGGTACTGTAAGCCTGGCTGGGGGCTGGGGTAGCCCATCTGCATGGCATTGGGGTTCACTCCGGTGTGGGCCAGGAGTGGTTGTTGCACGTTGGGGTAGAGGGGGAAAAAGGGCAGGACTCCTGGAGGGTACTGGGCCACGGCAGGAGGGAGGCTGACCTGAGAGGCCACAGAGGTGGGCCAGGAGGAGGATGAGGTCAGGGGTCCCTGCATCATCAGGGGTTGACCCATGGGGAACATGAGGCCTTGACGCCCCTGCCCTTCCCTTCTGGAACTACCGTTCATCCCTGAGCCAGACTGGGGGCGGCCCCCATGCTGGGAGCCCTCCTGCTGGTGCTTCAGCCTCTTGCCCCCGCGGCCCCTCCTCCGTCCATTACCGCCTGCTGGGTAGTCCTGCGAACTGCGCActcctgagacagagacacatagagagggagagacacagagacggacagacacagagaaagagcgagaaCACAGGGGTGAGCTGCACGGGGAAACTATGGACTCTCATTCATAATATTTCACAGTCATAATAGAAACCACATCTCCACTTGAAGTGTCCGTCTTACCTTTGGGTGTGGTGGTGTGTCCTCTCAGAGAAGGAGGGCCGGGGTCCAGCACACGTAGCTGTCCCAGGTCTCTGAAGCGGCTCAGGAACGCCTGTTCCTCCTGCTGGGTGTGGGCAGACAGCACCTCCTTGGTCAGACCTAGGCGGCCTGAGCATCCAGCTGACCTGCGGCCGTCCCTCTCGGGCTGGGCAGGGCTGGATGGTGCCGGGCTGGGCAGGGCCGATGGTCGGGGGGTCACTGCCGTCGTGATGGTGTTGTTAGTGGCTGGGGCTGGAGAGGTGACGGTGAGAGTGGGGGTGGCTGGTGTCTCCTCCATCATTACAATATCTGCAGGGAATAAGGTTGACAATATatcagaggagagagaagagacggAGGTAAAGAAGACAGAGGTaaagaagacagagacagaggtaaagaagatagagacagaggtaaaGAAGACAGAGGTAtagaaaacagagacagaggtaaatatgacagagacagaggtaaagaagacagagacagaggtaaaGAAGACAGAGACGGAGGTAAAGAAGATAGAGACGGAGGTAAAGAAGACagaggtaaacaaacaaacaaacagtcagGATGTATCCTACCTGACTCTGGGGGCTTCTTGTCCCCTACGTGGACAATAGTGCTGCTGAAGCTGCATTGGGACGTGAGAGAGACCACACTCTCAGCCTTGCAGTGCAGCGCCAGGGGACTCATATGTGGCCCCCCTTTAGACCCTTCATTACCCTGGGGCCCTTCGAGATCTGTAGGGAAACACACAGTTAAGACACCAAAAATACATGGAGAGCATAAAAAAAGGCATAGggaaaaaaacattatttgatgTGTTTCAATATGATCTGTATTGTGTACCTTTAGCAGTTCCAGGCAACTCCCTCTGCTTGTCATCATCTGACGTTGATGATGTGGTGCAGGAGGAGGAGCCACATTTCCTCTTCACTGTGTTGGGGACGTTGCAGCTCTCCAGGTAGCGTACGATGCTGTCCAGACAGTTGATCTGCTGGTAGGAATAGTCGGCTGATGGGTCTTTCCTTGGCTGCACTGAGGCCAGGGTTTTAATTGGCCCCAGAGCTCCAATAGGTCCCAAGTCCTTGTTCAAATTCTCTGGCACCACCAGGGCTCCTGAGAAGAATAAAATAAAGTACTGTTAGAATCACCGGTTATACATATCTCGGTTTTACATTTCTAATTGTGACATTTCAGATATTTTATAGAACAAAATAATGAAACTCTTAAACtctcatatttttttaaataattccaAGTGTTTACCAGTGCTGGCATGTTTGCGGAGTGCTGGGCGGTTGCGGGACTTGGTGAAGACCTGCTGACCATTGGTCTTCACCATGTGGACGTCCTTACAGATCTGCTGGAATGTCATCTGCTGCTGTGGAACAGAGATAGGAGAGTATTAGGCCTGGAGTTACAAACTAGTCACAAACTACTAGTTACATTGTTACAAACTAAAATGACCCTGTTCAAATCTTGTTACCTGATAAAACAGACAATTAAAACATGCGTGAAATTATGATTGTTTTAGTACTCACTGGTCTCTGGATGGTCTTCAGGATGAGCTCCTTGGTGGAGGGGCTGTTGCTGCCTGACGAGGAGCCCGGGCTGGGCCTCTGTGGCTGGGATCCGTGGGAGCTGCAGTAGCCCTGGGAGCCACCACTGTGGACGGGCTGCACCAGCACACGGTGGATCTGCTCACTGAGCCTGGGGATCTCTGGTGACATGGGCCGCGCCTCCACCTCCATAGTAGGCGTGAACACATCCTCGTTCAGGGGACTCCTGTAGATGAAGGGAGAAGGACAAGGGAATAGGGTTTAGACCAAGACAATTGTATTGCTTGATAGCTACACAAATAGGTTACAGAGCAGTTCAAATGTGCTATTGCAAGGTTGTGAAGGTCATTGATGTAGCAGAGAGGTTAACTACTCACGTTCTGACTTTGTGTCGACCAACGATGAAGGCCACTTTGCGGCTCCAGGGGTTAACGAAAGAGGACCAGCTGGTATCTATGGTGAGATACTCCCCGTTCCTGGCACACATCCGAAGGGGCGAGTGTTCAAAGGGCTTCCCCGCTGACTGGAGAACTAAGGGGAGAACCAAATATGTTAAAACTTTGATGGAGTATAAGCGCATAATCATTCATCCATTTGCCGGTTAATAAATATTTACAGAATGTATAAGGCATGACTGTTGGACAGGAGTACTCACTCTTCTTGTGGATGGCCACCATGACAGGCCGGTCATCAGGGTGGAGGTACATGAGGACAGGGGTCCCAACCAGGTCctggggcaggtagcctagcaacGGCACAGCCCTTTCATCGACTTCCTGAAAGAGACAGCTAGGGGTGTGGCTAGTGGTGAAAATCCTCTTGTCAGCTGGGATACGGGGAGCTTCGTATCCTGAGTGCACCTTCTCAGCGATGAGCAGGCAGCAGGGCTGTGGCATATCAGAGTCCCGCAGAGTTAGCTGGTAGGGGGTCATACGGAAGGGGTAGTACCGCACCTCCCCCTTGCTGTCCCTCCCACCACTGATACGGCAGAACATGGATTTCTCCTGGGTGCAGTCCACAGGGGAGGTCactgagggagatagagagaggggaggcattAGCACCACAGCAATATTTATATCACATACACAAATGTGATCATCCATTCCATGTGAATTCAGAGCTAAATTAGAGGTGTGGAAACTTACTGGAGCCAGTACAGGAGGCCCAGGGGGGCAGGCGGCATGGAGCCGTGCTGCTGTAGAAAGTGCTGACGTCCTGTGGGGCCAGCAGCTCAGAGAAGAGCGCCCCCTGTAGTCGCTCAGGCTTAGTGCGCAGCATGGGAGAGGCCTGGGGGGAGATGTACACCACCTTCCCAGAGAGGAACGACACTCCCACAGAGAATGTGTCCTGTACAGGAGAGAAGAAACAAGGGAGGTCAGAACAATGTTCGGTTGGGATTAAGAGCCGTTGGTCTGGTTCTAGTAGATTAAGATTGTTCTCTAGTTCCTACCGTGTTTTGGAGTGTGTATTCAGAAGTGATGTTGTCCAGTTCCTCTGTAGTGAAGGCTGAGAGGTCTAGACTGCAACCGTGGCTCTCCTCCACACTCCACTGGTGGTAATACTCCTGATtcgctaaaaacacacacacacacacacacacattagtatAAATAGCTAGTATAGATAGATAGTAGTCTTGCTATTTCATGCTAAAGCCTCACAGTATACATGTAGCAAAAGGCATGCTCAAAAGGCTGTATTTTACCTCTGACTTGTTTGACACAGTTGAGCGCGTACTGCAGGGAGGCCAGAGTGCTGGAGCGGCCTTTCGTCCGGTGGTCTGCAGGCATGCGGATCTTCAGCTCCTTCAGGGCCTTGAGCAGCTCTCTCTGGGTCTGCAGCCGGGACGGCTGGTCACTGCTGCAGCCGCTGGTGGACGGGTGGTCCTGTTCCGAGCTGCCACTCAGCAGGCTATAGACCATCGAGCTGTTGGGAGGGGAAGGGCTGTGGGAGTTGGAGCTGGGCAAAATAACATGATGTTATTATCACTGCTGAGCAGATACTTTCATATTATAATCTGTGTCTACTGGCAACCATCTGAAAATGGTTGTGGTGTTTGGAGTATGTATTCTGTTAAACGTGTTACCTTTTGCTCTCTGTTGTCTCCATGGCAGAGTCCTTCCCATTATGGGAGCTGCTGCAGGTTGATGCCTCGTGCCCCATGTGTCCTTCCACTTCTCTCTCGGCTGAGTCGTTCCCGCTCGAGTGGGCATCAGTGTCATCAGAGTTTGAGGACTTGCCCCCAGACCGAGTTCTCTTTCCATTTCCATTGGAGCTGCCAGTTTGACTCAGTCCAGACTCAGGGGACTGGGAGCCCGCCTCTTGTCCCGCCACCGCATCTTCTGCTAAACTTACTCCACTAGTGTCCTTTCCAGAAGTGGTGTATGCATTCTCATCACTCATAATAAGCAGTATGAGTGATTGACTATTGCTGTTTGACAAAAAGTATCTGTCAAAACAAAGAGCTGTGATACCCTGCCACTAGGCGGGGCTACTAAACTTAGATTGAGTCATGGCTTGGAAAAGCAAAAATGAGAGAGAAGATATGGACAAAGTTTGGACAGTATCTCATTGATCTTGAGTTTTTTTGTCAATCCAAAGCTTATGAACCTGACAGGCCAATTGAAGAGAAGAGGGGTGAGCCTTTCTTTGTCAGTTTGCTCTTCCTCGTGCGTCCACACTCAGTGCACTAGATGGTTTGGCAGAATACCTGCTAGAAGAAATAATTCACAATCATGAGTGGTGAGTCAAATGAGATCATGAGTCATACATCTGTGTAAACACTGAGTAGTACATCTAACTTCACTAAAACATCAATAAAAAGCACACCACTGTAGATGCTATAGTTCACTCAAATTGCATATGTACACAACTAAATGGATTGATTTCAAGTCGCTTAAAGTCATGTGTATCCAAGTATGGACAGGCTCAAAGAACTTGATCTCCATATATAAGAAATCGACCATAAAAATAAAATCACTGTCAAGAACAGTTAACTGACAATAACAGGTGACAAATGCTAGAGAAACTGACTTTGTAGTCCATTTCCCTATCTGGCATGTCTTGAGGGTTTACTGTAAGTAACAGGATGACACCGGTGTGGGATATTATTGTTGACGACAGTGAAGGCAACGTGCCTCCACTAGACTAGGGCACTAGGTTCCGAATGCGCTCATGGATTTATTCTGCCTGACACAAGCCTGGCAAAAGATGGGTCTCACATGTACGAAACACGAACTGACCAATTAATATTACACTGtatctcgctagctagctagctagattcacacaaaaaaacataaatCCCTGGCTTTACACTCTTGCCATGCCACAACAATGCTTCACTTGCCAATGTCAATGCTGATAACATGATAATTAAAAAACATAAACATGTACCGTTAGCTATCTAACGTTAACTGTTAGCTACTACAATCAAAATAGCTAGCTAAGTTATCTAACGTTAGCGAAACCATAGTTAGGTCTTGATCAGAGTTGACATTCTCACCTTATTACATGAAGATAAAATACGTTCCGAGGTAAACAATATTCAAACGTCTTCCACGATGTCTTCAGTAGGtttaaaattataaaaaatagcAGAAACCTGAAATTACATCTTTAGCGACCTGGTCCAATGTTGATCGCCTGCAAGACAAGTAGTACACACACTGAACAGAACCGCACATTGTCTTTGGAGGACTGGGAGGGAACACGCAAAAGCACACGTGCTTACGCCCCTTGTCTGCTCGCATGTGTTGCAATGATTGGTCCTCAGCTGACTCCGACTCTGCCCTAGCACAATGTACCACGCCCAGCGAATGCATTCATTGGTTGAGTAGGGCTGTGTCCTGACTGCACCGGGCTATTCTATGTTTCTCAATCACGTTGCCCCAGCGGTGCTGTCAGTTCAGAAAGCCAGCGACATCATTTATTGGCAACGTGCAACTGCCAATGTTCTGAATTTATGTTATTTCCTTATTGTTTCCTTGTGTGCTTTCCTTAAACACAACACAGGCATGTTTACGACTTTCTTTATATGAATTTGCTTCCCCATACTAGGAAATTAGGAATGGAAATTGGGACTATTGGGACTCTTTAAGTCAATTCCAGACAGATCCATAGGCCTACATACTACAACCCTAAATTACACTAAATAAGTGCACAAATGCTACTGCAGCAGTATGACTAGCCTTTGCACAAATATAAACCCCTTCCTCTCCAAAATTATCACCCTACAGCCATAATTCTACCCTAAAACCATAATTCAATCAAATATGCCTATTTTGTCAGTCAGTTCCATCCCCTTTAATTGTTTTTAGATTGTAATTGTTTCTAGATCCTTATGATACCTTCATTCTTTATATTGTTTAAATTTCCCTTAGGATATTAAAGTGTCATCTCATCTAACCTCTCTTGGGCAGTAACACCATCAacgtgtgttgtgtggtgtgacCATATGCGGTGACACATGGGGTGACATGCATTCACAAATTCATGAAGTAATGGAAGTTCCAACTGTAGGGGTGACACATGGGGTGACATGCATTCAGAAATTCATGAAGTAATGGTAAACATCCACTGGGTGGTGCTACTTACTGTTAGGAcctgcctacctgcctacctGCTGCCTACCTCCTGACAACGCTATATTTGCCCTCTAGGCATTGTGaggggatatacagtgggggggaaagtatttagtcagccaccaattgtgcatgttctcccacttaaaaagatgagagaggcctgtaattttcatcatagctacacgtcaactatgacagacaaaatgagaaaaaaaaatccagataatcacattgtatgatttttaatgaatttatttgcaaattatggtggaaaataagtatttggtcaataacaaaagtttctcaatactttgatatataccctttgttggtaatgacacaggtcaaacgttttctgtaagtcttcacaaggttttcacacactgttgctggtattttggcccattcctccatgcagatctcctctagagcagtgatgttttggggctgtcgctgggcaacacagactttcaactccctccaaagattttctatggggttgagatctggagactggctaggccactccaggaccttgaaatgcttttttacgaagccactccttcgttgcccggggcggtgtgtttgggatcattgtcatgctgaaagacccagccacgtttcatcttcaatgcccttgctgatggaaggaggttttcactcagaatctcacgatacatggccccattcattctttcctttacacggatcagtcgtcctggtccctttgcagaaaaacagccccaaagcatgatgtttccacccccatgcttcacagtaggtatggtgttctttggatgcaactcaacattctttgtcctccaaacacgacgagttgagtttttaccaacaatttctattttggtttcatctgaccatatgacattctcccaatcctcttctggatcatccaaatgcactctagcaaacttcagacgggcctggacatgtactggcttaagcagggggacacgtctggcactgcaggatttgagtccctggcggcgtagtgttactgatggtaggctttgttactttggtcccagctctctgcaggtcattcactaggtccccctgtgtggttctgggatttttgctcaccgttcttgtgatcattttgaccccacggggtgagatcttgcgtggagccccagatcgagggagattatcagtggtcttgtatgtctcccatttcctaataattgctcccacagttgatttcttcaaaccaagctgcttacctatttcagattcagtcttcccagcctggtgcaggtctacaattttgtttctggtgtcctatgacagctctttggtcttggccatagtggagtttggagtgtgactgtttgaggttgtggacaggtgtcttttatactgataacaagttcaaacaggtgccattaatacaggtaacgagtggaggacagaggagcctcttaaagaagaagttacaggtctgtgagagccagaaatcttgcttgtttgtaggtgaccaaatacttattttccaccataatttgcaaataaattcattaaaaatcctacaatgtgattttctggaaaaaaaattctcaatttgtctgtcatagttgacgtgtacctatgatgaaaattacaggcctctctcatctttttaagtgggagaacttgcacaattggtggctgactaaatactttttccccccactgtatacctcaACACTCATGCCAAACCAATGAAATGTTGATTAAAACCTATATTTCCTATGGCAAAAGTGTATACATCTGTGttaaaataattctatgaatgtGCTGTGCCCATTACAATTAATGTTACATCCAAATGTATCTTAGTGTACTGACCACACTGCTTTCTTCTGCCTTGGCCTTTTGGTTCATACACTGATTATTGGAGTGGATTCATATTGTTGGTGATCTGAACACTCAATAAATGTTGTCTTGACTAACATGGATGGGCACTCTCCCATAGTAACCCTATCTAGCCTAAATATCATTGTATGTTCCACATCTTCTCTCCAGGATGATGAGGCCCTAAATAGGTGAGAGATTGTGTGTGATTCATACATTCCACGAAGGCTATGAGATACCTGGCTGTCTGCAAAAAAAAGAGTTGGTGAAGACAACTTGTATTGTAGATATTTCATGTTTTTAGTGTGTGATTCATCTATTTCCAGCTTAAATTCAAGTGAGGTATACCATCCTGTCTTGATGACATCTGTAGTCAAAAAAAAAATTTGTTTGCAACACAACACAGTTCATTTGTATTTGGACCCATTTTAGCATATATTTATTTTAGCACATTTTATTTAATGTCATCATTgttttcaaacacacacacacacacacacacacacacacacacacacacacacacacacacacacacacacacacacacactgggaacaaTAAACACAGGTCATCAGAATTATTGtttttccaatatatatatatttccatgaTGTTCATCAATATAACAAGACATTGATTGATTTACACTACAATTGTTTTTTACGTACTTCTGGTTTTCAATTGGTATCCTCTGGTACATTGTAATCCACCTTGTTTTTAATATCCAATCCCattcaaaacaaaaacacaataaataaatcactaaattaaataaaacagactgaacagaacacatTACCCATGATCCCCCAGTCTATTCCCTCCTGAAAGGCCAGGCAAACAGAGGTATTGTGGACTGTCACCTCACCAACACCAGTcccaaaataacaaaataatattCCCTCCCCAAAATGAAGTTCAAACAAAATATAAACATAGTAACAACAGAGGAATCTGGATTGAATTGTACACCCTTCTAAGCATTCTGGACATTTGACTAGactgggtaaaaataacatttattttCCCAGTAACATCCCTTTTTCTTGACTTGGCTGACACGATTAACATAGAGAACAAGCCTTTATTTAATATTTCCTCCTCTTCCAATGTACACACAACCTAAGCCAATGACATCATACCAAAGTTATTACTAACTTTATGCAAAATACAAAGAAAACATTTGGTCCAAAAATAGAAATAAATTGAATGTGTATTGGTGAGAGCATTGTGATTTTATAGCCGACCCGTGAAGGACCAGTGCCTCAAAAGGTTCCCTCCTATGTTGAAGTCACTGAACACCTCTTAGGGTTGGCAATAACACAATATTCTCCACCACAGCATATCCTAGCCCcccaaaatacaacagaaaaaagtGCCAGGATATTAAAAAAGCAACAGAAAACGAGCACTCACATAACATCAATTTGTCTATTTTTGTATCTAAATTTGCTGAGCACTTTTAGGACAACCCTTGGATTTGTGAACAACACAGGAGTCCTACCCCGACCAGTGATGTTATGAGATGATAATAACTCGAAGGTGGCACTCTTTTTTGTCACCTTCAAAATAAATTATAATTATTTGCTATTCCAATTTTGATATAGCTTTCATGTAGTTTCTTCACCTCACCTAGTAGATTTTTATGAACTGTTATAATCTCCGACCTGAAGAAATAGGACCCCCCTTCCCCCAAATACACCCCCACACTACAACACCAAACAATACAGACTTTTTTTAtgcatgttttgtttgttttgtttaacagCGATAGATAAAGTtaatattttatttcattttgaaATTGTTGTCAGCACTACAGAGACACACAAAAAGAGGAGTTGTGCTATTATTAGTTATAGGAGCATGTGTCTAAAGACTTGGTACAGATTAAAGTAGTCTTAAGGAAGGGGGCTGAAGCACGTTTTTTTTTTGTAGGTTTTGTTTGTCTTGCATATCTTCAAATAGCACATTATGTCACCATCTATTTGCCAATATGACATATTGAATAAGATCTAAAAGGGTTAAAAGGTCATGTGACTTTTGGGTTAAGGGTAAGCTTTCAAAAACAGGGGAGTACGATTGCTGTTAAAGTGACTCAGGTAAAATATGTTGTgtccctctacttgtttttgatGGCAGTTGGCAGCATAAGCAAGAACATCTGGTCTTTGGTCATTTTCCTCTGAATTAGTTTTGCTCTAGTTAGGTAGAATAAAGAGgaagggtgggggtgggggataTGCTTTACAGGGAGATAATGTGCTAAGACCATTTCCTTTTACATGTGTGTGATAGAGatagt
Encoded proteins:
- the LOC121578905 gene encoding period circadian protein homolog 1-like, with translation MSDENAYTTSGKDTSGVSLAEDAVAGQEAGSQSPESGLSQTGSSNGNGKRTRSGGKSSNSDDTDAHSSGNDSAEREVEGHMGHEASTCSSSHNGKDSAMETTESKSSNSHSPSPPNSSMVYSLLSGSSEQDHPSTSGCSSDQPSRLQTQRELLKALKELKIRMPADHRTKGRSSTLASLQYALNCVKQVRANQEYYHQWSVEESHGCSLDLSAFTTEELDNITSEYTLQNTDTFSVGVSFLSGKVVYISPQASPMLRTKPERLQGALFSELLAPQDVSTFYSSTAPCRLPPWASCTGSMTSPVDCTQEKSMFCRISGGRDSKGEVRYYPFRMTPYQLTLRDSDMPQPCCLLIAEKVHSGYEAPRIPADKRIFTTSHTPSCLFQEVDERAVPLLGYLPQDLVGTPVLMYLHPDDRPVMVAIHKKILQSAGKPFEHSPLRMCARNGEYLTIDTSWSSFVNPWSRKVAFIVGRHKVRTSPLNEDVFTPTMEVEARPMSPEIPRLSEQIHRVLVQPVHSGGSQGYCSSHGSQPQRPSPGSSSGSNSPSTKELILKTIQRPQQMTFQQICKDVHMVKTNGQQVFTKSRNRPALRKHASTGALVVPENLNKDLGPIGALGPIKTLASVQPRKDPSADYSYQQINCLDSIVRYLESCNVPNTVKRKCGSSSCTTSSTSDDDKQRELPGTAKDLEGPQGNEGSKGGPHMSPLALHCKAESVVSLTSQCSFSSTIVHVGDKKPPESDIVMMEETPATPTLTVTSPAPATNNTITTAVTPRPSALPSPAPSSPAQPERDGRRSAGCSGRLGLTKEVLSAHTQQEEQAFLSRFRDLGQLRVLDPGPPSLRGHTTTPKGVRSSQDYPAGGNGRRRGRGGKRLKHQQEGSQHGGRPQSGSGMNGSSRREGQGRQGLMFPMGQPLMMQGPLTSSSSWPTSVASQVSLPPAVAQYPPGVLPFFPLYPNVQQPLLAHTGVNPNAMQMGYPSPQPGLQYPLHANQMPMTMPPPMMVVLPNYIIPHLNGGVTQLNTAIPHLNPGIHGMAQLNQALPQFNQAIPLPQLNPGLAQFNPAMTQMNGMPHVSPTLAQLNLSQVNPLSMIPQHFYNPNPTLPFPNPIPISGLPGFALPEMDPTFVHRGNSRSCTPQSTCQVPLEGTDSPLFQSRCSSPLNLLQLEELPGNRQEGMSTGAQQTLPPPGSVSQVGGQGSVNRSSMKGDAKEDDNADADDQDAMSTSSDLLDLLLQEDACSGNGSAASGSGSSGSGSGSSGSGSNGCSTSGSGTRSSNTSKYFGSIDSSENDHSHKQAPGGAKEAQLMKYVLQDPIWLLMANTDDKVMMTYQMPTRDRETVLREDRMILRAVQKQQPCFTEEQKRELIQVQPWMGTGRLPQAINTPTCTGCGSPPATSVPRPFDVELQDMDLTGDLQLQEEATAHTETPVTMATDTHDTSIPPPQAPQTETKGGEGERRVEQEGESKDTRVKELEVTSSSGTEKGDSGCKRQPRTSIWPMTLKHNALGQTGAKLTVNVLCLNK